Proteins found in one Acipenser ruthenus chromosome 18, fAciRut3.2 maternal haplotype, whole genome shotgun sequence genomic segment:
- the LOC117424157 gene encoding tetratricopeptide repeat protein 8-like isoform X1, which produces MVTDMDPVFLALSYFRRRKFQQCSDLCSQVLEKSPYDKEAEITVITSEAAWSLKTQALTEMVYVDEIDVDQEGIAEMVLDENAIAQVARPGTSLKLPGTSQGGGPSPAVRPMTHAGRPITGFVRPSTQSGRPGTMEQAIKTPRTAHTARPVTSASGRYVRLGTASMLTHPEGPFINLSRLNLAKYAQKPNLSKALFEYIFHHENDVKNALDLAALATEHAQFKDWWWKVQLGKCYYRLGLYREAEKQFKSALKQQGMVDSFLYLAKVYLRLDQPVTAICLFKQGLDQFPGEVTMLNGIARIYEEMNDITSATEYYKEVLKQDNTHIEAIACIGSNHFYTDQPEIALRFYRRLLQMGVYNCQLYNNLGLCCFYAQQYDMTLSSFERALQLAANDDEVADVWYNMGHVAVGIGDSVLAYQCFKLALSNNNDHAEAYNNLAVLELRKGRVEQAKAFLQTASALASHMYEPHYNLSTLSEKMGDLQSSYTAAQKSAASFPEHVDTQQLINQLKQHFAVL; this is translated from the exons atggTCACAGATATGGATCCTGTTTTTTTGGCATTGAGCTATTTCAGGAGGCGAAAATTCCAGCAGTGCTCCGATCTGTGTTCTCAAGTACTGGAGAAAAGTCCTTACGACAAG GAGGCTGAAATTACAGTCATTACTTCTGAG GCCGCATGGAGTCTAAAAACACAGGCTCTGACAGAGATGGTGTATGTGGATGAAATAGATGTGGATCAAGAGGGAATAGCAGAAATGGTGCTGGATGAGAATGCGATTGCTCAGGTTGCAC GCCCTGGTACATCTCTGAAGCTGCCAGGAACAAGCCAGGGAGGAGGTCCAAGTCCAGCTGTCAG acccATGACTCATGCAGGGAGGCCCATTACTGGGTTTGTCCGGCCAAGCACACAGTCTGGACGACCTGGCACAATGGAGCAAGCCATCAAGACTCCGAGGACTGCCCACACTGCCCGGCCAGTCACTAGTGCTTCCGGGAGATACGTTAGGCTAGGAACG GCATCCATGCTTACCCATCCCGAAGGaccctttataaacctgtctagATTGAATCTGGCAAAATATGCACAAAAGCCCAACTTATCAAAG GCATTGTTCGAATACATCTTCCATCATGAGAATGATGTTAAAAAT GCCTTGGATCTTGCAGCCCTTGCTACTGAGCATGCTCAGTTCAAAGACTGGTGGTGGAAGGTACAGCTTGGGAAATGCTACTACAG GCTGGGCTTGTACCGTGAAgctgaaaaacaatttaaatctGCACTCAAACAGCAGGGAATGGTTGACTCGTTCCTTTATCTGGCTAAG GTCTATTTGCGTTTGGATCAGCCTGTAACAGCTATCTGCCTTTTCAAGCAAGGTCTGGATCAATTTCCAGGAGAGGTTACCATGCTCAATGGAATAGCCAGGATTTATGag GAAATGAATGACATTACCTCAGCCACTGAGTATTACAAAGAAGTTCTTAAGCAAGACAATACCCATATAGAAGCCATAGCTTGCATTGGCAGCAATCATTTTTATACTGATCAGCCTGAGATTGCACTGCGGTTTTACAG ACGACTGCTCCAGATGGGAGTTTATAACTGTCAGCTCTACAACAACCTGGGTCTTTGCTGTTTTTATGCCCAGCAGTATGACATGACGCTGAGCTCCTTCGAACGAGCACTTCAGTTAGCTGCAAACGATGATGAAGTGGCAGATGTGTGGTATAACATGGGACATGTGGCAGTA GGAATAGGAGACTCTGTTTTAGCATACCAGTGTTTTAAACTGGCTCTGTCCAACAACAATGACCATGCAGAGGCTTACAATAACTTGGCAGTCCTAGAACTTCGCAAAGGCAGAGTTGAACAG GCAAAGGCGTTCCTGCAGACTGCTTCAGCTCTGGCATCTCACATGTATGAACCTCATTATAACTTATCTACCCTTTCCGAGAAG ATGGGCGACCTTCAAAGCAGTTATACTGCTGCTCAGAAATCAGCAGCTTCATTCCCAGAACATGTGGACACGCAGCAGCTCATTAACCAGCTCAAACagcactttgctgtgctctga
- the LOC117424157 gene encoding tetratricopeptide repeat protein 8-like isoform X2, which produces MVTDMDPVFLALSYFRRRKFQQCSDLCSQVLEKSPYDKAAWSLKTQALTEMVYVDEIDVDQEGIAEMVLDENAIAQVARPGTSLKLPGTSQGGGPSPAVRPMTHAGRPITGFVRPSTQSGRPGTMEQAIKTPRTAHTARPVTSASGRYVRLGTASMLTHPEGPFINLSRLNLAKYAQKPNLSKALFEYIFHHENDVKNALDLAALATEHAQFKDWWWKVQLGKCYYRLGLYREAEKQFKSALKQQGMVDSFLYLAKVYLRLDQPVTAICLFKQGLDQFPGEVTMLNGIARIYEEMNDITSATEYYKEVLKQDNTHIEAIACIGSNHFYTDQPEIALRFYRRLLQMGVYNCQLYNNLGLCCFYAQQYDMTLSSFERALQLAANDDEVADVWYNMGHVAVGIGDSVLAYQCFKLALSNNNDHAEAYNNLAVLELRKGRVEQAKAFLQTASALASHMYEPHYNLSTLSEKMGDLQSSYTAAQKSAASFPEHVDTQQLINQLKQHFAVL; this is translated from the exons atggTCACAGATATGGATCCTGTTTTTTTGGCATTGAGCTATTTCAGGAGGCGAAAATTCCAGCAGTGCTCCGATCTGTGTTCTCAAGTACTGGAGAAAAGTCCTTACGACAAG GCCGCATGGAGTCTAAAAACACAGGCTCTGACAGAGATGGTGTATGTGGATGAAATAGATGTGGATCAAGAGGGAATAGCAGAAATGGTGCTGGATGAGAATGCGATTGCTCAGGTTGCAC GCCCTGGTACATCTCTGAAGCTGCCAGGAACAAGCCAGGGAGGAGGTCCAAGTCCAGCTGTCAG acccATGACTCATGCAGGGAGGCCCATTACTGGGTTTGTCCGGCCAAGCACACAGTCTGGACGACCTGGCACAATGGAGCAAGCCATCAAGACTCCGAGGACTGCCCACACTGCCCGGCCAGTCACTAGTGCTTCCGGGAGATACGTTAGGCTAGGAACG GCATCCATGCTTACCCATCCCGAAGGaccctttataaacctgtctagATTGAATCTGGCAAAATATGCACAAAAGCCCAACTTATCAAAG GCATTGTTCGAATACATCTTCCATCATGAGAATGATGTTAAAAAT GCCTTGGATCTTGCAGCCCTTGCTACTGAGCATGCTCAGTTCAAAGACTGGTGGTGGAAGGTACAGCTTGGGAAATGCTACTACAG GCTGGGCTTGTACCGTGAAgctgaaaaacaatttaaatctGCACTCAAACAGCAGGGAATGGTTGACTCGTTCCTTTATCTGGCTAAG GTCTATTTGCGTTTGGATCAGCCTGTAACAGCTATCTGCCTTTTCAAGCAAGGTCTGGATCAATTTCCAGGAGAGGTTACCATGCTCAATGGAATAGCCAGGATTTATGag GAAATGAATGACATTACCTCAGCCACTGAGTATTACAAAGAAGTTCTTAAGCAAGACAATACCCATATAGAAGCCATAGCTTGCATTGGCAGCAATCATTTTTATACTGATCAGCCTGAGATTGCACTGCGGTTTTACAG ACGACTGCTCCAGATGGGAGTTTATAACTGTCAGCTCTACAACAACCTGGGTCTTTGCTGTTTTTATGCCCAGCAGTATGACATGACGCTGAGCTCCTTCGAACGAGCACTTCAGTTAGCTGCAAACGATGATGAAGTGGCAGATGTGTGGTATAACATGGGACATGTGGCAGTA GGAATAGGAGACTCTGTTTTAGCATACCAGTGTTTTAAACTGGCTCTGTCCAACAACAATGACCATGCAGAGGCTTACAATAACTTGGCAGTCCTAGAACTTCGCAAAGGCAGAGTTGAACAG GCAAAGGCGTTCCTGCAGACTGCTTCAGCTCTGGCATCTCACATGTATGAACCTCATTATAACTTATCTACCCTTTCCGAGAAG ATGGGCGACCTTCAAAGCAGTTATACTGCTGCTCAGAAATCAGCAGCTTCATTCCCAGAACATGTGGACACGCAGCAGCTCATTAACCAGCTCAAACagcactttgctgtgctctga
- the LOC117424157 gene encoding tetratricopeptide repeat protein 8-like isoform X3: MVYVDEIDVDQEGIAEMVLDENAIAQVARPGTSLKLPGTSQGGGPSPAVRPMTHAGRPITGFVRPSTQSGRPGTMEQAIKTPRTAHTARPVTSASGRYVRLGTASMLTHPEGPFINLSRLNLAKYAQKPNLSKALFEYIFHHENDVKNALDLAALATEHAQFKDWWWKVQLGKCYYRLGLYREAEKQFKSALKQQGMVDSFLYLAKVYLRLDQPVTAICLFKQGLDQFPGEVTMLNGIARIYEEMNDITSATEYYKEVLKQDNTHIEAIACIGSNHFYTDQPEIALRFYRRLLQMGVYNCQLYNNLGLCCFYAQQYDMTLSSFERALQLAANDDEVADVWYNMGHVAVGIGDSVLAYQCFKLALSNNNDHAEAYNNLAVLELRKGRVEQAKAFLQTASALASHMYEPHYNLSTLSEKMGDLQSSYTAAQKSAASFPEHVDTQQLINQLKQHFAVL; encoded by the exons ATGGTGTATGTGGATGAAATAGATGTGGATCAAGAGGGAATAGCAGAAATGGTGCTGGATGAGAATGCGATTGCTCAGGTTGCAC GCCCTGGTACATCTCTGAAGCTGCCAGGAACAAGCCAGGGAGGAGGTCCAAGTCCAGCTGTCAG acccATGACTCATGCAGGGAGGCCCATTACTGGGTTTGTCCGGCCAAGCACACAGTCTGGACGACCTGGCACAATGGAGCAAGCCATCAAGACTCCGAGGACTGCCCACACTGCCCGGCCAGTCACTAGTGCTTCCGGGAGATACGTTAGGCTAGGAACG GCATCCATGCTTACCCATCCCGAAGGaccctttataaacctgtctagATTGAATCTGGCAAAATATGCACAAAAGCCCAACTTATCAAAG GCATTGTTCGAATACATCTTCCATCATGAGAATGATGTTAAAAAT GCCTTGGATCTTGCAGCCCTTGCTACTGAGCATGCTCAGTTCAAAGACTGGTGGTGGAAGGTACAGCTTGGGAAATGCTACTACAG GCTGGGCTTGTACCGTGAAgctgaaaaacaatttaaatctGCACTCAAACAGCAGGGAATGGTTGACTCGTTCCTTTATCTGGCTAAG GTCTATTTGCGTTTGGATCAGCCTGTAACAGCTATCTGCCTTTTCAAGCAAGGTCTGGATCAATTTCCAGGAGAGGTTACCATGCTCAATGGAATAGCCAGGATTTATGag GAAATGAATGACATTACCTCAGCCACTGAGTATTACAAAGAAGTTCTTAAGCAAGACAATACCCATATAGAAGCCATAGCTTGCATTGGCAGCAATCATTTTTATACTGATCAGCCTGAGATTGCACTGCGGTTTTACAG ACGACTGCTCCAGATGGGAGTTTATAACTGTCAGCTCTACAACAACCTGGGTCTTTGCTGTTTTTATGCCCAGCAGTATGACATGACGCTGAGCTCCTTCGAACGAGCACTTCAGTTAGCTGCAAACGATGATGAAGTGGCAGATGTGTGGTATAACATGGGACATGTGGCAGTA GGAATAGGAGACTCTGTTTTAGCATACCAGTGTTTTAAACTGGCTCTGTCCAACAACAATGACCATGCAGAGGCTTACAATAACTTGGCAGTCCTAGAACTTCGCAAAGGCAGAGTTGAACAG GCAAAGGCGTTCCTGCAGACTGCTTCAGCTCTGGCATCTCACATGTATGAACCTCATTATAACTTATCTACCCTTTCCGAGAAG ATGGGCGACCTTCAAAGCAGTTATACTGCTGCTCAGAAATCAGCAGCTTCATTCCCAGAACATGTGGACACGCAGCAGCTCATTAACCAGCTCAAACagcactttgctgtgctctga